The Camelina sativa cultivar DH55 chromosome 14, Cs, whole genome shotgun sequence genome includes a window with the following:
- the LOC104739033 gene encoding putative pentatricopeptide repeat-containing protein At1g43010, translating into MTPIFQQHAKRIHAFGYKSSLFRSYTTLWSPEARSQTLQVRIEAALHPSQPLLHQWQQQEKQLYIKHPSESNRFSQELEASKRMVEKKVCTLLAKDYAARLHLIESVLGLEEAEKFFKSIPANMRDHSIYATLLTLYTKSEKTLDKSEPTFKKMRELGLLSNPSPFNSMMSLYSQLGKPNMVGNLLYEMVEDSKVKPENVTANHVLKAYAAVPDVKAMHMFMRMWVGEEGLKLEREMAKAYVRVYSEMYGGNAREMLRTLWDECKKSEEGYDQTVSSFSKLLDDVEGEEDMFGEWKENKHDVRELVTKRSMMLLHLLNLLCILVTLSLPSFVCPPILSIPLVVLSVIMTHISITQLLRFIFF; encoded by the exons ATGACTCCGATTTTTCAACAACACGCAAAGCGCATTCATGCTTTCGGTTACAAGAGTTCTTTGTTCCGTTCATACACAACCCTATGGTCACCAGAGGCAAGGAGCCAAACTCTGCAGGTTCGGATCGAAGCCGCTTTGCATCCTTCGCAACCCTTGCTCCATCAATGGCAGCAACAGGAGAAACAGTTGTACATCAAGCATCCATCAGAGTCTAATCGATTTTCTCAAGAACtcgag GCATCAAAAAGGATGGTTGAAAAAAAGGTGTGTACACTTCTTGCGAAAGATTATGCAGCTCGCCTTCATCTAATTGAGTCAGTGTTGGGtttggaagaagcagagaagttcttcaaaagtatcCCTGCGAACATGAGGGATCATTCTATTTACGCCACGCTCTTGACCTTGTACACGAAATCTGAGAAAACACTGGATAAATCCGAGCCCACTttcaagaagatgagagaaCTCGGGCTACTCTCGAATCCTTCACCGTTCAACTCGATGATGTCACTTTACAGCCAGCTAGGAAAACCAAACATGGTCGGTAATCTATTGTATGAGATGGTGGAAGACAGCAAAGTGAAACCCGAAAATGTCACTGCAAACCATGTTTTGAAGGCATATGCTGCGGTACCCGATGTAAAGGCGATGCATATGTTCATGAGAAtgtgggttggtgaagaaggactCAAACTAGAGAGAGAAATGGCAAAGGCATACGTTAGAGTCTATTCGGAGATGTATGGTGGGAATGCAAGAGAAATGCTGCGCACTCTTTGGGACGAGTGTAAGAAGAGTGAAGAGGGATATGATCAGACCGTTAGCTCTTTCTCGAAACTACTTGACGATGTCGAAGGAGAAGAGGATATGTTTGGAGAgtggaaagaaaataaacacgACGTAAGGGAACTGGTTACAAAAAGGTCAATGATGCTGTTACATCTTTTGAATCTGCTCTGCATCTTGGTCACTTTGAGCCTTCCTTCCTTTGTTTGTCCCCCGATTTTGAGCATTCCTCTGGTTGTTTTGAGTGTTATAATGACGCACATTAGTATCACTCAGCTTCTTAGATTTATATTCTTTTGA
- the LOC104739039 gene encoding general transcription factor IIH subunit 2-like — protein MSNQRKRLTGEREDEDDEDAEGIGEWERAYVDDRSWEELQEDESGLLRPIDNSAIYHAQYRRRLRMLSAAAAGTRIQKGLIRYLYIVIDFSRAAAEMDFRPSRIAVMAKHIEAFIREFFDQNPLSQIGLVSIKNGVAHTLTDLGGSPETHIKALMGKLEALGDSSLQNALELVNEHLSQVPSYGHREVLILYSALCTCDPGDIMETIQKCKKSKLRCSVIGLSAEMFICKHLCQETGGLYSVAVDEVHLKDLLLEHAPPPPAIAEFAIANLIKMGFPQRAAEGSMAICSCHKEVKIGAGYMCPRCKARVCDLPTECTICGLTLVSSPHLARSYHHLFPIAPFDEVPAFSSLNDSRRTLGKSCFGCQQSLIGTGNKPGPCVTCRKCKHYFCLDCDIYIHESLHNCPGCESIHRPKSVSLMEE, from the exons atGAGTAATCAAAGAAAGAGGTTAACCGGAgaaagagaagacgaagacgacgaagatgCGGAAGGTATCGGCGAGTGGGAAAGAGCTTATGTTGACGACAGATCCTGGGAGGAGTTGCAAGAAGACGAGTCTGGACTTTTACGCCCAATTGATAACAGCGCTATTTACCATGCTCAGTATCGTCGCCGTCTCCGCATGCTCTCCGCCGCTGCTGCTGGTACTCGTATCCAAAAGGGACTTATTCGCTATCTCTACATCGTCATTGACTTCTCCCGG GCAGCTGCGGAAATGGATTTCAGACCAAGCCGGATAGCTGTAATGGCAAAACATATTGAGGCTTTCATTAGAGAGTTCTTTGACCAGAATCCTCTGAGTCAAATCGGTTTAGTGTCTATCAAAAATGGAGTTGCTCATACTTTGACAGATCTTGGTGGTAGTCCTGAGACTCACATAAAAGCGTTGATGGGGAAGTTGGAAGCTTTGGGTGACTCCTCTTTGCAGAACGCACTGGAACTTGTGAATGAGCATCTCAGCCAGGTTCCATCTTATGGTCATCGCGAGGTTCTGATATTGTACTCAGCTTTATGCACTTGTGATCCTGGCGATATCATGGAGACTATTCAAAAATGCAAGAAGTCCAAATTAAGATGTTCTGTAATTGGGCTTTCTGCAGAGATGTTCATATGTAAACACCTCTGCCAAGAAACTGGCGGATTGTATTCCGTTGCAGTAGATGAG GTGCATCTAAAGGATCTTCTACTCGAACATGCCCCTCCACCTCCGGCAATAGCAGAATTTGCAATTGCAAATTTGATCAAGATGGGTTTCCCACAAAGAGCTGCCGAGGGTTCAATGGCAATCTGTTCATGTCATAAGGAAGTCAAGATTGGAGCTGGTTATATGTGCCCGAGATGCAAAGCTAGGGTGTGTGACCTACCTACAGAATGCACTATCTGCGGTCTAACACTTGTCTCATCGCCACATTTAGCGAGATCATACCATCATCTCTTCCCAATAGCTCCATTTGATGAGGTGCCTGCTTTTTCAAGTCTGAATGATTCTCGGAGAACATTGGGAAAGAGTTGTTTTGGCTGCCAACAGAGCCTAATTGGTACAG GGAATAAGCCCGGCCCATGCGTAACATGTCGTAAATGCAAGCACTATTTCTGTCTGGACTGCGACATATACATCCACGAGAGCTTACACAATTGTCCTGGCTGTGAGAGTATACACCGTCCCAAATCAGTCTCCTTGATGGAAGAATGA
- the LOC104739035 gene encoding clathrin coat assembly protein AP180-like has translation MPSKLKKAIGAVKDQTSISLAKVANGATGGGDLTTLEVAILKATSHDEEVPIDDRLVSEILGIISSKKSHAASCAAAIGRRIGRTRNWIVALKSLVLVLRIFQDGDPYFPREVLHAMKRGAKILNLSSFRDDSNSCPWDFTAFVRTFALYLDERLDCFLTGKLQRRSTNRDQTGKISTSKSRFNPKTGIKSHEPAVRDMKPVMLLDKITYWQRLLDRAIATRPTGDAKSNKLVKMSLYAVLQESFDLYRDISDGLALLLDSFFHLQYQSCIHAFQACVRASKQFEELNGFYDLCKSNGIGRTSEYPSIQKISLELLETLQEFLKDQSSFPASAGLYPSPNSLLPPPPSSKDSVVSSSLDFGDSTIDTSERYSDCGSFRSTSLEDLMSRTEAGTSSPPMSCHSEPYGGVRDDPNGNNFDTVSTKSLPNNSSVSAFNLTLDLLSLDDVNNTAEANDVQDKKREDSKAETFDPWEALMLRDDPSKKTETIPEETFISEEQRDSGNWLLALEETATQVQDNNPMAIVPFGLNDPMPAFQDAMDQYNPFLEEPVAQLAAAGATGEPITTFNPLAMTEFQPEPTFQVNAPEDFEPSSTPTFKATGILPVKGDPFADPFESFGFGDTFSENGGVHEQSVLQEQHLWLQNQNKILAKHLN, from the coding sequence ATGCCGAGCAAGCTGAAAAAAGCGATTGGAGCGGTTAAGGATCAGACGAGCATCAGCCTCGCCAAAGTCGCTAACGGAGCAACCGGAGGCGGCGATCTCACGACTCTCGAGGTAGCCATCTTGAAAGCCACCAGCCACGACGAGGAAGTCCCTATCGACGATCGGCTCGTATCGGAGATCCTCGGGATCATATCCTCCAAGAAATCCCACGCCGCCTCTTGCGCCGCCGCGATCGGACGCCGTATCGGGCGTACGCGGAATTGGATCGTCGCGCTCAAATCCCTAGTCCTCGTCCTCAGGATCTTCCAAGACGGTGATCCTTATTTCCCTCGCGAGGTCCTCCACGCCATGAAACGCGGCGCCAAAATCCTCAACCTCTCCAGCTTCCGCGACGATTCCAACTCGTGCCCTTGGGATTTCACAGCTTTCGTCCGCACGTTCGCGCTCTACCTCGACGAGCGTCTCGATTGCTTCCTCACCGGGAAATTACAGAGACGGTCCACGAACCgggaccaaaccggaaaaatcAGCACCTCAAAATCCCGGTTTAATCCTAAAACCGGAATTAAATCCCACGAACCGGCGGTTCGAGATATGAAACCGGTTATGCTTCTTGACAAAATCACGTATTGGCAGAGATTACTAGACAGAGCAATCGCGACGCGGCCAACGGGAGACGCGAAATCGAACAAGCTCGTGAAAATGTCGCTTTACGCCGTCTTGCAAGAGAGTTTTGATCTCTACAGAGACATATCCGACGGTTTAGCGCTTCTGTTAGACAGTTTCTTCCATCTGCAGTACCAATCTTGCATCCATGCGTTTCAAGCTTGCGTTCGAGCTTCGAAACAGTTCGAAGAGCTTAACGGATTCTACGATCTTTGCAAATCGAACGGTATAGGAAGAACATCGGAGTATCCTAGCATTCAGAAGATCTCGTTAGAGCTTCTTGAAACGTTgcaagagtttttaaaagatcAGTCGTCGTTTCCTGCGAGTGCGGGGTTGTATCCGTCGCCCAATAGTCTTCTTCCTCCGCCTCCTTCGTCTAAAGATTCTGTGGTTTCGAGCTCGCTTGATTTTGGGGATTCAACGATTGATACGTCCGAGAGGTATTCTGATTGCGGGTCGTTTCGTAGTACTtcgttggaggatttgatgaGCAGGACTGAAGCAGGGACTAGTAGTCCTCCAATGTCTTGTCACTCTGAGCCTTATGGAGGAGTACGGGATGATCCGAATGGGAATAATTTCGATACGGTTTCGACTAAATCACTTCCGAATAACTCCTCTGTTTCTGCTTTCAATCTCACATTAGACCTACTGTCGTTGGATGACGTAAATAACACGGCAGAGGCAAATGATGTCCAAGACAAGAAGCGCGAAGATTCAAAGGCGGAGACTTTCGATCCTTGGGAGGCTTTGATGTTGAGAGATGATCCGAGTAAGAAGACAGAAACGATTCCGGAAGAAACTTTCATCTCCGAGGAACAGAGGGATTCAGGGAATTGGTTACTTGCGCTGGAAGAAACCGCCACTCAAGTGCAGGATAATAACCCGATGGCGATAGTACCGTTCGGGTTAAATGATCCGATGCCTGCCTTTCAAGACGCAATGGATCAATACAATCCATTCTTGGAAGAACCAGTTGCACAGTTAGCTGCAGCCGGTGCAACCGGAGAACCAATAACCACGTTCAATCCCTTGGCTATGACAGAGTTTCAACCAGAACCGACGTTTCAGGTGAACGCTCCTGAAGATTTTGAGCCGTCTTCTACACCAACGTTTAAGGCCACGGGAATATTGCCGGTGAAGGGTGACCCATTTGCCGACCCATTCGAGAGTTTTGGGTTTGGAGACACATTTTCAGAAAATGGAGGGGTACATGAGCAATCTGTGTTGCAAGAACAGCATTTATGGTTGCAGAACCAGAACAAGATCTTAGCCAAGCACTTGAAttga
- the LOC104739032 gene encoding 1-aminocyclopropane-1-carboxylate oxidase 4 yields MESFPIISLEKLNGEERAITMEKIKDACENWGFFECVNHGISHELLDKVEKMTKEHYKKCMEARFKESIKNRGLDSLRSEVNDVDWESTFYLKHLPVSNISDVPDLDDEYRTTMKEFAGKIEKLSEELLDLLCENLGLEKGYLKKVFYGSKSPTFGTKVSNYPPCPKPDLVKGLRAHTDAGGIILLFQDDKVSGLQLLKDGEWVDVPPVKHSIVVNLGDQLEVITNGKYKSVEHRVISQTDGEGRMSLASFYNPGSDSVIFPAPELIGKELEKDKKENYPRFVFEDYMKLYSAVKFQAKEPRFEAMKAMETAVANNVGPLATA; encoded by the exons atggagAGTTTCCCGATCATCAGTCTCGAAAAGCTTAATGGAGAAGAGAGAGCAATCACGATGGAGAAGATCAAAGACGCTTGTGAAAACTGGGGCTTCTTTGAG TGTGTGAACCATGGGATTTCGCACGAGCTTTTGGACAAGGTGGAGAAGATGACCAAAGAACACTACAAGAAGTGTATGGAAGCGAGGTTCAAAGAATCCATTAAGAACAGAGGACTTGACTCTCTTCGCTCTGAAGTCAACGACGTTGACTGGGAATCCACTTTCTACCTTAAGCACCTCCCCGTCTCTAATATCTCCGATGTCCCCGACCTCGACGACGAATACag gACGACGATGAAAGAGTTCGCCGGAAAGATAGAGAAGTTGTCGGAGGAGCTATTGGATCTGCTGTGCGAGAATCTTGGATTAGAGAAGGGTTATCTGAAGAAGGTGTTCTACGGTTCGAAAAGCCCCACTTTTGGAACCAAAGTCAGCAACTATCCACCTTGTCCTAAACCGGACCTAGTCAAGGGTCTCCGAGCCCACACCGACGCCGGCGGCATCATTCTCCTCTTCCAAGACGACAAAGTCAGTGGACTTCAGCTCCTTAAAGACGGCGAGTGGGTCGATGTTCCTCCGGTTAAGCATTCTATCGTTGTTAATCTCGGTGATCAACTTGAG GTGATAACCAATGGGAAGTACAAGAGCGTGGAACACAGAGTGATATCTCAGACGGACGGAGAAGGACGCATGTCGCTTGCATCATTCTACAATCCCGGAAGCGACTCTGTTATTTTCCCGGCACCGGAGTTGATCGGAAAAGAACTGGAGAAGGATAAGAAAGAGAATTACCCGAGGTTTGTGTTTGAAGATTACATGAAACTCTACTCTGCTGTCAAGTTTCAGGCCAAGGAACCGAGGTTTGAAGCCATGAAAGCTATGGAGACAGCCGTGGCCAACAATGTTGGACCATTGGCCACTGCCTGA
- the LOC104743150 gene encoding receptor-like protein 12, whose product MAFKNEFNLLCNNSVTNSWTNDAISFDGVSFDEKTGAVTELKLRGACLYGTLEANNSLFSLHQLRYLDLSYNNIFSSFPSEFGRLSNLEFLDLHQNGFTGEVPSSISNLSRLTYLDLANNKFTSGFPYVYNLTKLSSLDLSNNTFEGKVPEWLWNLPSLTAMSLSHNSLNSFEGSPKASLNSPLVYLLLSSNAFQGSFPNISPSMRYIAAANNNFTGDIPLSMCNPRNLLYVDLSNNSFSGSVPRCLSESLVLLNLRHNNLRRLPDTFSNSSLKMLDVGHNKIRGKLPRSLASCKSLEMINMESNRINDTFPFWMTALPNLQVIVLRSNRFHGPIYSPQHHPLSFPELRIFDISRNEFDGSLPPNYFVNWSTVLIRGLEYDGRPRYIGDSYSLGYHPFIVLNIKGTSIKLEKILTIWAFVDFSGNRLGGQIPESIGLLKSLVALNLSNNDFTGQIPSSMAKLTELESLDLSKNQLSGNIPQELTNLSFLEILDMSYNKLTGQIPQGIQYMRQCVASFEGNINLCGPPLEKSCSEKKGAPSPQTQEQLKPPKQAHNLNSKATTIGYGSTLILMMIFGHVVRTWDKLYITIYIDACV is encoded by the coding sequence ATGGCTTTCAAAAATGAGTTTAATCTGTTATGTAACAATTCAGTAACAAACTCCTGGACGAATGATGCTATCTCCTTTGATGGGGTTTCGTTCGATGAAAAGACGGGTGCGGTGACAGAGCTAAAACTTCGAGGTGCGTGTCTCTATGGCACTCTTGAAGCTAACAATAGCCTTTTCAGCTTACACCAGCTCAGGTACCTGGATCTCTCTTACAACAACATTTTCTCTTCATTCCCCTCTGAGTTTGGGAGACTCTCCAACTTAGAGTTCTTGGATCTTCACCAAAATGGTTTTACCGGTGAAGTTCCATCCTCCATCAGTAACCTAAGTCGGCTAACCTACTTGGACCTTGCAAATAACAAGTTCACTAGTGGTTTTCCCTATGTATACAATTTAACCAAACTTTCTTCTTTAGACCTTTCTAACAATACATTTGAGGGTAAAGTACCTGAATGGTTATGGAATCTGCCTTCTTTGACTGCAATGAGTCTCTCTCACAACTCCCTGAACAGTTTTGAAGGCTCTCCAAAAGCGTCTCTTAATTCGCCACTCGTCTACTTATTGTTGAGTTCAAACGCCTTCCAAGGATCTTTTCCTAATATTTCACCATCCATGAGGTACATAGCTGCAGCAAATAACAATTTCACAGGAGACATACCTCTTTCAATGTGCAATCCAAGGAATCTGCTATACGTTGATCTATCAAACAACAGTTTTAGTGGTTCAGTTCCGAGATGCTTGAGTGAATCACTAGTACTGCTGAATCTACGTCACAACAACCTTAGAAGACTTCCCGACACATTCTCCAACAGCTCACTGAAAATGCTTGACGTTGGCCACAATAAAATAAGAGGAAAGCTTCCAAGGTCTCTTGCAAGTTGCAAAAGCCTAGAGATGATAAACATGGAGAGCAATCGCATAAATGACACATTCCCTTTCTGGATGACCGCTTTACCAAATCTGCAAGTCATTGTCCTACGATCAAACAGGTTCCACGGTCCAATCTATTCTCCTCAACACCATCCTCTATCGTTTCCAGAATTGCGGATATTTGACATATCGCGTAACGAATTCGACGGGAGCCTGCCaccaaattattttgtgaattggAGTACAGTCTTGATTAGAGGGCTTGAATATGATGGTCGTCCAAGGTACATTGGGGATTCTTACTCGCTTGGGTATCACCCTTTCATTGTTCTGAATATTAAAGGAACAAGCATAAAGCTGGAGAAAATCTTAACGATATGGGCATTCGTTGATTTCTCGGGAAACAGACTTGGAGGACAGATTCCAGAATCCATAGGTCTCTTGAAGTCACTAGTTGCGTTGAATTTATCAAACAACGATTTCACAGGTCAGATTCCGTCGTCTATGGCCAAACTCACAGAGCTGGAGTCACTAGACTTATCTAAAAACCAACTTTCCGGGAACATTCCACAAGAGTTAACGAACCTCTCCTTCTTGGAGATCCTTGACATGTCATATAACAAACTAACGGGACAAATACCACAGGGTATACAGTATATGAGGCAATGTGTCGCTTCCTTTGAAGGGAATATCAATCTTTGTGGTCCTCCTCTTGAGAAAAGTTGCTCAGAGAAAAAAGGAGCACCATCACCACAGACTCAAGAACAACTAAAGCCGCCGAAGCAAGCACATAACTTGAACTCGAAAGCCACAACGATAGGCTATGGGTCTACCTTGATCCTGATGATGATATTTGGACATGTTGTTAGGACTTGGGATAAATTGTATATTACAATATACATAGATGCTTGTGTGTAG
- the LOC104739034 gene encoding probable tyrosine-protein phosphatase At1g05000 isoform X2 yields MKLVEKKENGEEDVCRTIEVSEFDRNGFQSPDDGEADDDDDDDTFRVVSGEELNLIPPLNFSMVDNGIFRSGFPDSANFSFLQTLGLRSIIYLCPEPYPETNLHFLKSNGIRLFQFGIEGNKEPFVNIPDHKIRMALKLLLDEKNHPVLIHCKRGKHRTGCLVGCLRKLQQWCLTSIFDEYQRFAAAKARVSDQRFMETFDVSSFNHIPMSFSCSIR; encoded by the exons ATGAAGCtagtggagaagaaggagaatggtgaagaagatgtcTGCCGCACGATCGAGGTTTCGGAGTTTGACAGAAACGGGTTTCAGTCTCCGGACGACGgtgaagctgatgatgatgatgatgatgatacgttTCGAGTTGTCTCCGGCGAAGAACTTAACCTAATTCCGCCGCTCAACTTCTCCATGGTCGATAACGGTATATTCCGTTCTGGATTCCCTGATTCAGCTAACTTCTCCTTTCTCCAGACTCTTGGCCTCCGCTcaatcat ATACTTGTGTCCTGAGCCTTACCCAGAGACCAATCTCCACTTCCTTAAATCCAATGGAATTAGGCTTTTCCAGTTTGGCATTGAAGGCAATAAG gaGCCATTTGTGAATATTCCAGACCACAAAATCCGTATGGCACTCAAATTGCTTCTAG ATGAGAAAAACCATCCTGTTCTGATTCATTGTAAGCGAGGCAAG CATAGGACTGGTTGTCTAGTAGGTTGCTTGAGAAAACTCCAGCAGTGGTGTTTGACATCGATATTCGACGAGTACCAGCGATTTGCAGCAGCGAAAGCAAGAGTTTCAGATCAAAGATTCATGGAGACATTCGATGTTTCAAGCTTCAATCATATTCCTATGTCTTTCTCTTGTTCCATCAGGTAA
- the LOC104739037 gene encoding uncharacterized protein LOC104739037: MNEDVTSFCKATSASKEAAFYFLERFNWILEDAISGFLRDPPLKDPFPQSQAPPRFKALRYRSRISLKRRCSATSVSDSKRKMVQDEITIMRSSDTAALATRELHDSDDVFHGEKIVSIPNPIIQEFKEEGSSSVTATKICEPTTSIEIDLPYSDPDSDSD; the protein is encoded by the exons ATGAATGAAGATGTCACTAGCTTCTGCAAGGCAACGTCAGCGTCTAAAGAAGCAGCATTTTACTTCCTCGAACGCTTTAACTGGATTCTCGAAGACGCCATCTCTGGTTTCCTTCGTGATCCTCCACTCAAAGATCCATTTCCTCAGTCACAAGCACCACCGAGGTTTAAGGCGTTGCGATATCGATCTCGAATTTCTTTGAAACGAAGGTGCTCTGCTACCTCTGTCTCGGATTCTAAGCGTAAGATGGTCCAAGATGAAATAACCATAATGAGAAGCTCTGACACCGCTGCTTTGGCCACCAG AGAGCTTCATGATTCTGATGATGTATTCCATGGAGAAAAAATTGTGTCTATACCTAATCCTATAATTCAGGAGTTTAAGGAAGAG GGATCATCATCAGTCACAGCTACAAAGATTTGTGAACCCACCACCTCCATAGAAATTGACTTGCCCTACTCGGATCCTGATTCGGACTCTGACTAA
- the LOC104739036 gene encoding receptor like protein 30-like, whose amino-acid sequence MPSLLELDLSQNHLREPLENLNSSSSSKLKTLYLGRNLFSGRILEPISRLVKLTYLDLSFLTILNPINIVSLPLKSLEFLDLSGNTLSRLNTTSSDHALTNLIGLYLSSCSLVEFPEILKTLPNLQELDIFNNRLQGKVPGWLWDLPLTKVSLSTNSLDGFEGSREVVLPSSLVMLDLSSNAFGGPFPILPPTIDSLIASKNNFTGDLPLSLCNPRKLTVLDLSHNSFSGPIPQCLSDLVEGIMNLRHNNLNGMLPDIFCRSGSSLITLDVSKNQITGKLPRSLANCNRLKLLNVENNMITDTFPFWLKALPLLQVIALGSNRFYGSISSPQDDPLSFSKLQIIDISRNNFNGSLPPNYFMNWSSTTSSEDHGRRQENDQYMMMNGFHGRRRNMDFLKMLTPYTAIDFSGNRLGGQIPESIGLLKSIHALNLSNNDFTGHIPSSMAKLTELVSLDLSRNQLSGNIPQELTNLSFLAILNMSYNKLTGQIPQGRQFNTFTESSFEGNINLCGPPLQKSCSGAAHDLNSKAATIDYGPTLILMLFFGLGIGHA is encoded by the coding sequence ATGCCTTCCCTGTTAGAACTTGATTTGAGCCAAAACCATCTCAGAGAACCCCTTGAAAATCTgaattcttcttcatcatctaagCTTAAAACTTTATATCTTGGCAGAAACCTTTTTAGTGGTCGAATACTAGAGCCCATCTCAAGATTAGTCAAGCTCACGTATTTAGACCTGTCTTTTCTCACCATACTCAACCCAATCAACATTGTTTCCTTGCCACTCAAGTCTCTGGAGTTTCTGGATCTATCCGGGAATACTCTGTCAAGGCTTAATACTACCAGTTCAGATCATGCCTTGACAAATCTGATCGGATTGTACTTGTCGAGTTGCAGCCTGGTCGAGTTCCCCGAAATTTTGAAGACTCTACCAAACTTGCAGGAATTAGACATTTTCAACAATAGGCTCCAAGGAAAGGTGCCTGGATGGTTATGGGATCTGCCTTTGACCAAAGTATCTCTGTCAACCAACTCCCTTGATGGTTTTGAAGGTTCGCGAGAGGTGGTCCTCCCTTCATCTCTTGTAATGTTAGACTTGAGTTCAAACGCCTTTGGAGGACCTTTTCCTATTCTTCCACCAACCATTGACTCTCTGATTGCATCGAAAAATAACTTCACAGGAGACTTGCCTCTTTCATTGTGCAATCCAAGGAAGCTAACAGTCCTTGATCTATCACACAACAGTTTCAGTGGTCCAATCCCCCAATGCTTGAGTGATTTAGTTGAGGGTATCATGAATCTCAGGCATAACAACCTCAATGGGATGCTTCCCGATATATTCTGCAGAAGTGGCTCCTCACTTATTACACTTGACGTGAGCAAGAATCAAATAACCGGGAAGCTTCCAAGGTCTCTTGCAAACTGCAATAGACTAAAGCTTCTTAACGTGGAGAACAATATGATCACTGACACCTTTCCTTTCTGGTTGAAGGCTTTGCCGCTTCTGCAAGTAATTGCCCTAGGATCAAACAGATTCTATGGTTCTATATCTTCTCCTCAAGATGATCCTCTATCGTTCTCAAAACTGCAGATCATTGACATATCTCGTAACAACTTCAACGGAAGCCTGCCGCCAAATTACTTTATGAATTGGAGTAGTACTACATCTTCTGAAGATCATGGGCGGCGGCAGGAGAATGATCAATACATGATGATGAATGGGTTTCATGGAAGAAGACGAAACATGGATTTCTTAAAGATGCTAACGCCCTACACAGCCATTGATTTCTCTGGAAACAGACTTGGAGGACAGATTCCAGAATCCATAGGTCTCTTGAAGTCAATACATGCGTTGAATTTATCGAACAACGATTTCACAGGTCATATTCCATCGTCCATGGCCAAACTCACAGAGCTGGTGTCACTAGACTTATCTCGAAACCAACTTTCAGGGAACATTCCACAAGAGTTAACGAACCTCTCCTTCTTGGCGATCCTTAACATGTCATATAACAAACTAACGGGACAAATACCACAGGGTAGACAGTTTAATACCTTTACGGAATCCTCCTTCGAAGGAAATATCAACCTCTGTGGTCCTCCTCTTCAGAAGAGTTGCTCAGGAGCAGCACATGACTTGAACTCGAAAGCCGCCACGATAGACTATGGGCCTACCCTGATCCTGATGTTGTTCTTTGGACTAGGAATCGGACATGCATGA
- the LOC104739034 gene encoding probable tyrosine-protein phosphatase At1g05000 isoform X1, which produces MKLVEKKENGEEDVCRTIEVSEFDRNGFQSPDDGEADDDDDDDTFRVVSGEELNLIPPLNFSMVDNGIFRSGFPDSANFSFLQTLGLRSIIYLCPEPYPETNLHFLKSNGIRLFQFGIEGNKCVPDLDNEVWLHLWSSKHHKEGSLTTNGLSKTLEPFVNIPDHKIRMALKLLLDEKNHPVLIHCKRGKHRTGCLVGCLRKLQQWCLTSIFDEYQRFAAAKARVSDQRFMETFDVSSFNHIPMSFSCSIR; this is translated from the exons ATGAAGCtagtggagaagaaggagaatggtgaagaagatgtcTGCCGCACGATCGAGGTTTCGGAGTTTGACAGAAACGGGTTTCAGTCTCCGGACGACGgtgaagctgatgatgatgatgatgatgatacgttTCGAGTTGTCTCCGGCGAAGAACTTAACCTAATTCCGCCGCTCAACTTCTCCATGGTCGATAACGGTATATTCCGTTCTGGATTCCCTGATTCAGCTAACTTCTCCTTTCTCCAGACTCTTGGCCTCCGCTcaatcat ATACTTGTGTCCTGAGCCTTACCCAGAGACCAATCTCCACTTCCTTAAATCCAATGGAATTAGGCTTTTCCAGTTTGGCATTGAAGGCAATAAG TGTGTTCCTGACTTAGACAACGAGGTTTGGTTGCATTTATGGAGTTCTAAGCATCACAAAGAGGGTTCATTAACTACTAACGGACTTTCGAAAactttg gaGCCATTTGTGAATATTCCAGACCACAAAATCCGTATGGCACTCAAATTGCTTCTAG ATGAGAAAAACCATCCTGTTCTGATTCATTGTAAGCGAGGCAAG CATAGGACTGGTTGTCTAGTAGGTTGCTTGAGAAAACTCCAGCAGTGGTGTTTGACATCGATATTCGACGAGTACCAGCGATTTGCAGCAGCGAAAGCAAGAGTTTCAGATCAAAGATTCATGGAGACATTCGATGTTTCAAGCTTCAATCATATTCCTATGTCTTTCTCTTGTTCCATCAGGTAA